One region of Budorcas taxicolor isolate Tak-1 chromosome 3, Takin1.1, whole genome shotgun sequence genomic DNA includes:
- the EFNA4 gene encoding ephrin-A4: MRLQPLLQTVLWAVLLSSPLRGGCGLRLAVYWNSSNPRLLRGDAVVELGFKDYLDIICPHYESPGPPEGPETFALYVVDWAGYKACRAEGPGAFKRWECSHPFAPFGPVRFPEKIQRFTPFSLGMEFLPGETYYYISVPAPGSPGQCLRLQVSICCKEDTDPS, encoded by the exons ATGCGGCTGCAGCCCCTGCTGCAGACTGTCCTCTGGGCCGTGCTCCTCAGCTCCCCTCTGCGAGGGGGCTGTGGCCTCCGCCTTGCGGTCTACTGGAACTCCAGTAACCCCAG GCTGCTTCGAGGAGACGCCGTGGTGGAGCTGGGCTTCAAGGATTACCTAGACATCATCTGCCCACACTATGAGAGTCCAGGGCCCCCTGAGGGCCCCGAGACATTCGCATTATACGTAGTGGACTGGGCAGGCTACAAGGCCTGCCGGGCTGAAGGGCCGGGTGCCTTCAAGCGCTGGGAGTGCTCCCACCCCTTCGCTCCCTTTGGCCCTGTTCGATTTCCAGAGAAGATTCAGCGCTTCACGCCCTTCTCCCTTGGCAtggagttcttgcctggagagacctACTACTATATCT CAGTGCCAGCTCCGGGGAGTCCTGGCCAATGCTTGAGGCTCCAGGTGTCTATCTGCTGCAAGGAGGACA CGGACCCTTCCTGA